The nucleotide sequence AACCATTGCCCAGGCGTTGAACCAACTGGGAACCAGACGGGCGATCGTCCTGTATGGTCGAGAGCGCCTGGATGAAGCTGGACTGGGCGATTGGACAGATCTGGCTGTTCTGTCTGATCAACAGGTTCACCGGACCAGTATCCACCCCGGTGAGTTGGGACTGGCGTCTGCCCCGCTGAGTGCGATCGCCGGTGGTGATCTCCAGCAAAACGCCGAAATTCTGAAATCGGTCCTTCAGGGGGGGGGCACCCAGGCCCAACAACATGTGGTTGCCCTCAATGCCGCCCTTGCTCTGCACGTGGGGGAAGCTGTTACCCAGGTAGAGGATTCCTACGCCGCTGGAATTTCACTAGCAAAGGAGATTTTGCGCAGCGGTGCCGCCTGGGAGAAACTGGAACAGTTAGTCAGGTTTTTGGCGTGAAGCGGGCACCAATCTGTTCATGCCTGACTCTGCGCCTGAGTGAGGTCGTGCCATAATAAGGCGTCTCTTGCTTGTAATATTCTTTCGCGAGATCTATGGCAGTCTCTTCTACTCAGCCAGCGCTGCTGGTGTTAGCCGATGGTACCTCTTACCAGGGCTGGTCGTTTGGAGCGACCGGCACTGCAATTGGGGAGGTTGTTTTCAATACGGGCATGACGGGTTATCAGGAAGTGTTGACTGACCCAAGCTATTGTGGGCAGATCGTTACTTTCACCTATCCAGAGTTAGGCAATACTGGCGTCAACCCGGAGGATGAGGAGTCGAGCCGTCCTCAGGTGCGGGGGGCGATCGCCCGCAACATTTGCCCTAAACCCAGTAACTGGCGTTCGACCCAGTCTCTGCCTGACTATTTAAAGCAGCACAACATTCTGGCCATTTATGGGATTGACACCCGTGCTTTGACCCGCAAGCTCCGGTCCGTTGGAGCCATGAACGGTGCAATTTCCACTGAAATTCTTGACCCGGCAGAATTGCTGGAACGGGTGCAGGATGCTCCCAGCATGGCAGGGCTTAATCTGGTTCGGGAAGTGACGACCGCAGAGGTTTACGAATGGGCGGAGAACACCCCCCCTGAATGGAACTATGGTTCTGTAAAAACCACTGCCCCGGAAGAGCCACTCACGGTAGTTGCGATCGACTTTGGGATTAAGCGCAATATCCTCCGTCGGCTTGCCAGCTATGGCTGCCGGGTGATTGTTGTTCCAGCGAATACGCCCCCTGAAGAAATTCTGAAATACAACCCGGATGGTATTTTTCTGTCGAATGGACCGGGTGACCCTGCGGCCAATGTCGAAGGAATTCAAACCACTAAAGCATTGCTGGAAGCGCAGAAACCCATGTTTGGCATCTGTATGGGGCACCAGATTCTGGGGCTTTCCCTGGGCGGCGAAACCTTTAAGCTCAAATTTGGGCATCGCGGGCTGAACCAACCCTGCGGGCTGAGTCAAAAGGTTGAAATTACCAGTCAGAACCACGGTTTTGCGATTGCGGCTGAATCGCTCCCGGATGCCAGCGTCGAAATCAGCCATCTCAATTTGAACGATCGCACGGTTGCCGGTCTACGGCACAAATCCCTGCCCCTGTTTTCGGTCCAGTACCACCCGGAAGCCAGCCCC is from Leptothermofonsia sichuanensis E412 and encodes:
- the carA gene encoding glutamine-hydrolyzing carbamoyl-phosphate synthase small subunit, with protein sequence MAVSSTQPALLVLADGTSYQGWSFGATGTAIGEVVFNTGMTGYQEVLTDPSYCGQIVTFTYPELGNTGVNPEDEESSRPQVRGAIARNICPKPSNWRSTQSLPDYLKQHNILAIYGIDTRALTRKLRSVGAMNGAISTEILDPAELLERVQDAPSMAGLNLVREVTTAEVYEWAENTPPEWNYGSVKTTAPEEPLTVVAIDFGIKRNILRRLASYGCRVIVVPANTPPEEILKYNPDGIFLSNGPGDPAANVEGIQTTKALLEAQKPMFGICMGHQILGLSLGGETFKLKFGHRGLNQPCGLSQKVEITSQNHGFAIAAESLPDASVEISHLNLNDRTVAGLRHKSLPLFSVQYHPEASPGPHDADYLFEQFVETMRQARKQAEGKLAG